A window of Pseudodesulfovibrio hydrargyri contains these coding sequences:
- the radC gene encoding RadC family protein, with protein MHKNAPHYLGHRQRLRERLENNPRGLADYELLELMLAMVLPRRDTKPMAKELLDRFGSLKDACFVRPSQLDMVKGLGPAVQAQWALLQELYARLGEAGARRGQTVSAPDTLAKAAMARLGHKDTEEFWTVFMDTKNRIIAWERMSKGTTNATAIFPREIAAAALRLEATNIILVHNHPGGGSEPSSEDIRLTAKVAEACASLDINVRDHIIVTDHDYYSFNEFGRL; from the coding sequence ATGCACAAGAACGCGCCCCATTACCTCGGCCATCGCCAACGCCTCAGGGAGCGGCTCGAAAACAACCCGCGCGGCCTGGCCGACTACGAACTACTCGAACTGATGCTCGCCATGGTCCTGCCCCGCCGCGACACCAAGCCCATGGCCAAGGAACTCCTCGACCGCTTCGGCTCCCTCAAGGACGCGTGTTTCGTCCGGCCCAGCCAGCTCGACATGGTCAAGGGGCTCGGCCCGGCCGTCCAGGCCCAATGGGCGCTGCTCCAGGAACTCTACGCCCGCCTGGGCGAGGCCGGAGCCCGGCGCGGCCAGACCGTCAGCGCCCCCGACACCCTGGCCAAGGCGGCCATGGCCCGGCTTGGACACAAGGACACCGAGGAGTTCTGGACGGTCTTCATGGACACCAAGAACCGGATCATCGCCTGGGAACGGATGAGCAAGGGCACCACCAACGCCACCGCCATCTTCCCGCGCGAGATCGCGGCGGCCGCCCTGCGCCTGGAGGCCACCAACATCATCCTGGTGCACAACCACCCCGGCGGCGGCAGCGAACCGTCCTCCGAAGACATCCGGCTCACAGCCAAGGTGGCCGAGGCGTGCGCCAGCCTCGACATAAACGTGCGCGACCACATCATCGTCACCGATCACGACTACTACAGCTTCAACGAATTCGGGAGGCTCTAG
- a CDS encoding acylphosphatase — MREMAAIVRGRVQGVWFRGWTRETARAIGATGWVRNLPDGTVEILAHGTDAQLDQLEAALWQGPPLARVTAIESRRADTDAPLPDFSVRR, encoded by the coding sequence ATGCGTGAGATGGCGGCCATCGTCCGGGGCAGGGTGCAGGGGGTCTGGTTCCGGGGCTGGACCCGCGAAACCGCCCGCGCCATAGGCGCCACCGGCTGGGTGCGCAACCTGCCCGACGGGACCGTGGAAATCCTGGCCCACGGCACCGACGCACAGCTCGACCAACTCGAAGCAGCCCTCTGGCAAGGCCCGCCGCTGGCCCGCGTCACCGCCATCGAATCCCGCCGCGCCGACACCGACGCCCCCCTGCCCGATTTCAGCGTGCGCCGCTAA
- a CDS encoding TetR/AcrR family transcriptional regulator → MPTAKEKNVQAQPSGQYPRNAAETRQRILAAARTLFSQDIYKNVGTRDIAAAAGVNLTLINRYFGSKKQLFSEVILSMKNFKLASDPKQLEREVLADLLAEEDNPRKQKLRLLLLGAMDSEVSDVVTEFFRRRKGRVLGTREDGHETRAFLQLASLVGISLTFFLLPEEDRARLDKDFILDHFVKSLEEG, encoded by the coding sequence ATGCCGACAGCCAAGGAAAAAAATGTTCAGGCTCAGCCCTCCGGGCAATATCCGCGCAACGCGGCCGAAACGAGGCAGCGCATCCTCGCGGCCGCGCGAACACTGTTCTCGCAGGACATCTATAAAAACGTCGGGACGCGCGATATCGCCGCTGCGGCGGGGGTGAACCTCACGCTGATCAACCGCTATTTCGGTTCGAAGAAACAGTTGTTCAGCGAAGTCATCCTTTCCATGAAAAACTTCAAACTGGCATCCGATCCCAAGCAACTCGAACGGGAGGTCCTGGCGGACCTGCTGGCCGAGGAGGACAACCCGAGAAAGCAGAAGCTGCGGCTGCTGCTCCTGGGGGCCATGGACTCCGAGGTGTCGGACGTTGTCACGGAATTTTTCCGGCGGAGAAAAGGGCGGGTGCTCGGGACGCGGGAAGACGGCCACGAGACCCGGGCCTTTCTGCAACTCGCCTCGCTGGTCGGCATCTCACTGACCTTTTTCCTCCTCCCCGAAGAGGATCGCGCCCGTCTGGACAAGGACTTCATCCTGGACCACTTCGTCAAGTCGCTCGAGGAGGGGTAG